The DNA segment ACCTGTTCCTGTTGTACAATGCCTAATACTTTGCGGGTACCCTTATTGGGCCCGTCATCAAACGTAAGATAGATCTTCTTCTTTTTCTTCTTACGTACCGGTGGCGTTGTTTCCTTTGCCACGGCAATGGTTGTTTGTTTTTTAATGGGAAGATTGTCATCAGTGCTTCTACGGGTTGTTTTGGCGCAGGCCATCAGTACCAGCAAAAGGAGAAGCGGGCGGTAGGACAAAAAGGTAGTGGGACCACCTTCGTCGTTGTTCGTTTCCATACTTGTTTAGGGGAAATTTTATTACTGTGAATTTATAATAACAGAGGGCCGGAATGCAAATAGTTTTGGTTAAAGATTGTTTAAATACAGCGGGTGAATTATCTTAAATTTACAGTTACAACATTTCCCATGAGCCGAAAAGAAGAAGTATTGCAGGAGGTGGTGATCAAGTTTGCCGGCGATTCCGGCGATGGCATGCAATTGACAGGCAGTCAGTTCACCAACAATACCGCTTTGCTGGGTATTGACCTGGCCACTTTCCCGGATTTTCCTGCAGAGATCCGCGCCCCGCAGGGCACCCTGCCCGGCGTAAGCGGCTACCAGCTACGCTTCTCCAGCGACCGCATTTTTACGCCCGGCGATGAATGTGATGTACTCGTAGCCATGAATGCCGCTGCGCTCAAAACCAACCTTAAATCGCTGAAAAAAGGCGGTAAGATCATTGCCAATACCGACGGGTTCGATACCAAGAACCTGCGCCTGGCCAATTATCCCGATGGCATCAATCCATTGGAAGATGGCAGCCTGGACAATTACGAGGTCATTAAAATGGATGTGACCAGGATGACCCGTGAAGCCCTGAAAGAGTTCACCATGGGCACCAAGGAAAAGGACCGCGCCAAGAACATGTTTGTACTCGGTTTCTTATACTGGATGTATAACCGGGATATGGACAATACGATCCGGTTCTTTAAAGATAAATTCGGTAAGAAGCCGGAAATAATGGAAAGCAATATCCGTGTATTGCAGGCAGGTTATAATTTCGGCGATACTACCGAAACCTTTACGACCACCTTCCGCGTGGAGAAAGCCAAAATGGACCCCGGTGTATACCGTTCCATCATGGGCAACCAGGCATTGGCCTATGGGCTGATCGCTGCTTCCCAAAAAAGCGGACTGCCGCTTTATCTCGGTTCTTATCCCATTACACCGGCATCAGACATCCTGCATGAGCTGAGCAGGCACAAAGCCTTTGGCGTAAAGACCTTCCAGGCAGAAGATGAAATTGCTGCCATTACATCCGCCATTGGCGCTTCCTATGGCGGCTCCCTTGGCGTTACCACTACCTCTGGCCCCGGCATGGCCTTAAAAGCAGAAGCCATGGGCCTGGCCGTCATGATGGAGATCCCGCTGCTGATCTGTAATATCCAGCGCGGAGGCCCTTCCACCGGCCTGCCTACCAAAACAGAGCAAAGCGACCTGCTGCAATCCTATTATGGCCGCAATGGCGAATGCCCCATGCCCATTGTATCGGCCTCCACGCCCAGTGATTGCTTCGCGGCCGTTTATGAAGCAGTACGCATAGCGATACAACACATGACACCGGTT comes from the Paraflavitalea devenefica genome and includes:
- a CDS encoding 2-oxoacid:acceptor oxidoreductase subunit alpha: MSRKEEVLQEVVIKFAGDSGDGMQLTGSQFTNNTALLGIDLATFPDFPAEIRAPQGTLPGVSGYQLRFSSDRIFTPGDECDVLVAMNAAALKTNLKSLKKGGKIIANTDGFDTKNLRLANYPDGINPLEDGSLDNYEVIKMDVTRMTREALKEFTMGTKEKDRAKNMFVLGFLYWMYNRDMDNTIRFFKDKFGKKPEIMESNIRVLQAGYNFGDTTETFTTTFRVEKAKMDPGVYRSIMGNQALAYGLIAASQKSGLPLYLGSYPITPASDILHELSRHKAFGVKTFQAEDEIAAITSAIGASYGGSLGVTTTSGPGMALKAEAMGLAVMMEIPLLICNIQRGGPSTGLPTKTEQSDLLQSYYGRNGECPMPIVSASTPSDCFAAVYEAVRIAIQHMTPVIFLSDGYIANGAEPWRFPKSEDLVPIEVKFKTDLGHGEDKFQPYLRDEKLVRPWAIPGTPGLEHRIGGLEKQNITGNVSYEPENHQLMVKIRQEKVDKIADHIPEQKLDSGPEKGKLLVLGWGSTYGAIKSAVGELQAEGYAVSHAHLRHLRPFPKNLGDILQCFEQVLIPEINNGQLIKIIRDQYFVDAKGYNKIMGIPITKTELVMKLREMLGSIN